The genomic DNA GTTCTGtggcagagataaaaaaaaaagataccacACAAAAGTATGATCAACAGAACAACTCCAAACTCCCTTTAAAAAGCAGAggataaaataaacatcaacaaagtAACAATAATCCCACTGCAGCCTGACATAGCACAAACCTACTTGTGTAAACACAAATATAGGTTGAACTTTCCAAATTGTCTGATGTTTTCATAAATGATTTACTCTGCTAGCAGCATGCATTCTTGCATTTgcttattttatattcaaaacACCCACAAATTCAGAAACCTAATTTTGTTTacaaaaggaagaaagagactTCCAGCAGTAGAGGGTCCTTTACTTATCTGGCATTGTACTCATAAATAGACTCATGTACTTTAACTCATTTTAGTGATTAGGGGTAAACTTTTAGCTTCTAAAAATCAAAgggatcttttttctttttccatcaaACTAAATAGTTATCCAGATTTAGGACACTGCATATGAACTGAGTAGAAACTGTCAAATGAAAGCCTGCTGGGAGGCACAAATCTTTAAACCACCAGTGTAGAACTGAAATGTGCTCTTTCTCCACCagattcaatgtttttttctctcttttttaactgTCTCTGTAGGCCTGTTTTCAAAGATGCATCAGGAACTTTGGACAAAAGCACTCGCTTTTCTGCTCTCTACAGGCAGGACAGCAGCAAGCTGTCAGACGAGGACATGTTCAAACTGCTCACCGACTTCAGAAAGTACGcttattttctcctttcttcAACATATCAGTCTCACTTGTTTCAATTTGTTCTTTAaatctctgtttctttgtcttgttttttcaaCAGGCCAGAGAAAATGGCCAAACTGCCAGTGCTCTTAGGAAACTTAGATGTAACAATTGACAGTGTGGCCCCGGATGTAACCAGTAAACCCtctaaatatttacaaaatcaCTATTCATGTCAATTTTATGATTATCAGACCTTGAACTCCCCTCTTGTCCTGTCTGCAGATTGTGTGACTTCATCTTACATCCCTGTAAGGAACTTTGAAGGCAACGGACCTGGCAGTGCTCATCTGGAGGTGGAGGAGTTTGTCCCCTGCATCGCTAAATGCTCCCAACCATTCACCATCTATAAAAACCATCTCTATGTTTACCCAAAACACCTCAAATATGACGGACAGAAATCCTTTGCTAAGGTACAAACACCTTGAATGCCAAGCAGTACTTTTGTAACAATCTCTTGAAGAAGTGAAAATAGGGGATTATAGATGTGATAAACTGTTAGTATTGATCTTTTATGTAACATAATATGATCCTAACATGGAAGTGATGCTTTTGTTTGGCTAGCATTCTCTTATCGTCATCATTTTGTGTTCCTGTTGGGTTTAAAAGACAACTGGCAGCCGCCTCAGGCTCGTTCAGCCAAGCAGCAGAGCTGGATAGAATTATCCTTACGCAGAGCACCAGCTTCTGATTAATACATTaatacttttcttttcactAGGTCAGCTCCATGTAGGAAACCAACCTGCAtttctccatccatctgtctctctgccctcttgttttaaatgataGCAGCAATTTGTTGCCTGAAATAGCTTCCCTCTCTTTATTGAAAGTAATGCTCTGTTACGAGCGCAGAGAGGCACAGTGGACAAATTGGCAGAAATTGGTTCCAGGCCAAATGGGATATCTTTGAGATTGTTCATGCTCTTTTaatctgtctgttttgtaacttttctctttgcttttcagGCGAGGAATATTTCTGTTTGCATTGAATTCAAGGATTCTGATGAGGATGACGCCCCGCCATTAAAggtacatttgaatatttttcagctttttgcaCACTGACCTCTCAGAAAGAACACTAGTATCTAGAAGTATCAAAAAAGATGTGATACATTGTAACTTTAAAAGGTAAAACAACAGCGATATACATATCTTCAGAGTTGAATTCCTTAGGGACTCAATAAGATTGTTCTTTATTTAGGCTTTTATTTCTAAATCACTGTTTAGTTTATGCTTTAAAAACGGTTATTCATATTCATTCTGATGTTTGATTACCTCCTCCCTTTGAATCCACTGCAGTGCATCTATGGTCGGCCAGGAGGTCCTCTATTCACTAAGCAGGCATATGCAGCTGTTCTGCACCACCAGCAAAACCCTGAGTTCTATGATGAGGTATTAAAATGCTCAATCTACCCATGATTAGCttgatttaaatgatgtttgattGTAATTTGCTTATTCATTGCTTAAACTAGGAGTGAGAGCAACAACATAAGCTACAAGTCCAAAAGTTAtatatgtattgttttattttaagcagtgtgtgttaaagtgagGAGTTACCTCTCACCTCTATTCATGTCTATTGAGAACATTTCAACCCTACATGAATTCTCACTGGAAATCAACCACAGACAATTTTTACTAGAACAAAGCTCCCTCTGCATTAGAGAACCAACCCTgatcctctgtgttttctctcctttaGATAAAGATAGAGCTGCCAACTCAGCTGCATGAAAAGCATCACCTTCTGTTCACCTTCTATCACGTTAGCTGTGACAGCAACAGCAAGAAGAAAGACCTTGTGGAAACTCCTGGTAGGCTGCAGATTTCAGTTCCCACCTCTGAATATAACCAACAGATATTTTAAACatctgcaaaaaacaaacaaagaatgtATGTAAACAACTGCTGCACATAAATGGGAGAAGCATTATGATACATGCATACTTCCTGACTTTAGCTTTTATGATGCTTCCCTGTAAGTGGAAACTTTTGAAATGCTAATCTTAaagctcctgctgcagctcaaGTACTATCACTATTTAACTAACATGTGACTGTACCTGTTCTTCACCCACAGTGGGTTCAGCCTGGCAGCCTCTGCTCAGGGACGGCAGAGTCATCATGAATGAACAGCTGCTGCCTGTCGCTGCAAATCTGCCTGCCGGGTACCTGAGCTCACAGGATGGAGTcaacaaggtaaaaaaaaaagaggaatactATTAGAGAGTTTAAGCTGAACATACAAACATTAAATGCTTCAGGAGGGCTTTGAACTTATTCTAGGATTATTTTTAATTGCAGTGTCTTCTTTTTGTTAAGGGCAAGTCATGTACTTCTGCAATTTTTTGTTAAGGTGAAGGATGTCATTTCTTCGGAACTAAAATATTTTCTGGTTAAAAGTATCTCCCTGTGATGACCTCAACGCTTTCCAATTTATAAGATAGGATTTATCACATTTCAGATGCTGATCTGATATGGAAATGACAATGATCATCTTGTTATTTTGTGATTGGATTGGGACCTTGTTAAAGCTTGCACATGAATTGCCTGTGAAATTTGATCATGGTTCAATCTAATGCATTAAAATATCAGTGGCATCTCACTTTTTTAAGACCCCTCAGTGCTGGTTTGTGGTGCTGGGATAATGGGTTTAGTGCAAATTTAATTAAAGCTGCAGAATGTATACCAAAGTAGCTCAACAGATAAGCTTTAGGGTTTAATGCTTATGCTGATTTAAAATTAAACTTACTGTGTTAGCAGTTTTTAACACAGCTTCATTTATAAACAGCTGTATTCTATTTATcttgcagcacactgcagacATATGGCTAAACAGCTTGCCTTGTTATTTTAGGAAAAACTATCGCTGATTAGTTGACTATATCAGGTtatctgcattgtttttttaaatgtgctctaatAATCAACACAGTGCAGCTTTACTCAGTGTTAAGTGCTGTCATTGTTGCTTTCATGTCATTGCAGCACTCAGGCTCTGAAATCAAATGGGTCGATGGAGGAAAACCATTGTTCAAACTCTCAACTCATCTTGTTTCTACAGTTTACTCTCAGGTATTTACACAGAGTACTTCTAATTATACAAATTTTATCACCTCACTTTTGTCCTtggatgaaaaacaacaacctaaaTTCTCTTTTAAGAatgtaaataaactgaaaattGTGTATTCCTTCCTCAGGATCAGCACTTGCACAACTTCTTCCACCACTGTCAAAGCATGGAGATGTCAGAACAAGCTTTAGAGGGGGAGCTGGTTAAATACCTGAAGGTATCGTaatctttgtttattaaaaaaacacaacccttTCTTCATGCCCGATCAAATACAaccatcaatctttatttgtatagcgtcaactccaTGTGATCTAGCATTGAAGAGAAAATGACAAGCCACAGTTTACATTCcttcaatatttgttttattttcctactTCCTCCCTTTCCTTCCCAGAGTCTGCATGCGATGGAAGGTCATGTTATGGTCAACTTTCTGCCCACCGTCCTCAACCAGCTCTTCTGCGTCCTAACCAGAGCTACACATGAGGACGTGGCTGTCAACGTGACAAGGCatgccaaaacacacacatgggaaATACCTGTTTACAGCAGCAGAAAGATATGCCTTACAGCAATATATTTAGTCTCTTTAGCAAACTCCTCCATagaaaaatataacaacaatgCTTTCATCTGGTTCTCGCTCGAAAGCACATTCCCCTGTTTCTCTGAAATAGCCTGAATCCTTCTTCTCATTAGACACTCACCTTTGGTTTTCACACTCCGTCTATATGTTTCATATCACAGTAGGGTGTGTGACTGGTCTTTGAAGTTCTGTTGGAAGTGTGTAAATGAGGACTCTTTGCCTGAATGATTCAAAGTAGTTCCTTCTACTGTGACTCTTTTAATTCCTGATATTCTCAtgctctatctctttctcttcagGGTGATGGTTCACATTGTAGCACAGTGCCATGAAGAAGGGCTTGAACATTACTTGAGATCTTATGTCAAGGTGTAGTTTTTTTCTCACTATATTCACGCTGATATTATGGAGACAATATGTTTATACTATGAAAACGAATGAACTGATTTCGTGTGTTCCCATCTACTCAGTTTGTGTTTAAGCCAGAGCCTCATTCGTCCCCCAATGTGAGAACAGTTCACGAGGAGCTGGCTAAAGCCATGACTGCCATTCTCAAGCCATCCACAGACTTCCTGACGAGTAATAAGCTGCTAAAGGTAACCTATGTATTCCAGATTAAATCAAATTGTGACTATTTAAATGACTACCTTTGCACTgactctgtttttatgttgcagTACTCATGGTTCTTTTTTGAAGCATTGGTAAAATCCATGGCTCAGTATCTCATAGAGAGCGGGAAGGTCAAGGTAGGTCCTGTGttagtcttttatttattttgttaagcCCCTTCCTCAACGCCTAAATCACTTCACTCAACTCTTTTTATTTCTCGTCAATCAAGCTCTCCAGAAACCAGCGCTTTTCTGCATCATTCTATCATGCAGTGGAGACTCTGGTGAATATGCTGATGCCACACATCACCCAGAAATACAAGGACAACCTGGATGCAGCTCGCAATGCTAACCACAGCCTGGCAGTTTTTATTAAGGTTGGCACTCCTCCCAATGCCTGCAATCCTGAATGTCCTTTAATATGTAGATGAGTTTGTAAAAATACCTGTTAGTTTAGGGTATACATGAGAAGTTACTCTCACTGCAGATTTGAAtgattaaaaagatttaaaacaataacCTTATGTTTCTCACCTTTTCACATGCAGCGCTGCTTCACCTTTATGGATAGAGGCTTCGTATTCAAACAGATCAACAACTACATGAACTGCTTCGTACCTGGAGACCCTAAGGTTAATAGACTCCTGCGCTttcatgtttattgtttaagtCTAAATAATTAAACATGAACTAAAAGATCACTTTATCTTGCATTCTTTCCAGACTTTGTATGAGTTCAAGTTTGAGTTCCTGAAGGTTGTTTGCAACCATGAGCACTTCGTCCCTCTTAATCTGCCCATGCCCTTTGGAAAGGGCAGAATTCAAAGGTTCCAGGGTAAAGAAATAACAGAAGCACGCTGAACGTCACTTTTATCAAAGCGCATTGCAGATTATGCACaacttgttgtttcttttgattGATGCCTCCTACAGATCTTCAGCTGGACTATTCCCTCACGGACGACTTCTGTAGAAACCACTTCCTGGTGGGGCTCCTGCtgagggaggtggggggggcTCTTCAGGAGTACAGAGAGATCCGTCAGATCGCAGTCCAGGTGCTGAAGGGGCTGAtgatcaaacacacatttgacGATCGCTATGCTGCGAAAGTGAGTTCTCCAGCTCAGCTTTTTTCAACAAAACCCATTTTACTGTGGTGTAGCTGTGAAGGAACTTTGCCTGCTAAACACcttatttctttatatttcttcctgattattttttacaatttgaTTTTGTATGACTTATGACAGCATAATGTGTATTTCCAGAGCCAGCAGGCCAGACTTGCCACCCTCTACCTTCCTCTTTTTGGCCTGCTCCAGGAAAATGTCTACAGACTTGACATCAAGGAGTCAGCCCCACTAAACAACCACAATGTAAgcctgacacctagtggttggAAACTGAATAGCAGCTCATTTCTCTTATCCCTACCAAGACCTGCTGTCACTTCAAAAGATTAAGTAGAGGGGTTAATGTCTTGAAGTATTGCCCTCTTGAATAATTTAAggcaatgtttgttttttctctatttAAAGCCTGGCTTTTACTGTGACCACTCTCTTTCCCAGAATGCCCGGGACGACTCTCTGGTGCCAAACTCCATGGTGACTCCTCAGAAACCTGGCAGCTGCATAGAAAATGCCCTCCACAAAGATGTGTTCGGGGTCATCTCTGGAACAGGTAAATACTCCCTACACTATCTTACGGTCGTTTGGAGCACAGTCAAAGCTCATGCGGCAGGAATATTCTTTTAAATCCTCTTAATGAGGAAAATGTCCGTTGTAATGAGCAAATGTATATTCTCATCTGCaagcaaacattcacactgtAGATATATCCAATCGTATTGTATGCATTAAACTGAGTGTTTAATGCTTGATTTATGCAGCCTCCCCTCACAGCTCCACTCCCAACATCAGCTCGGTTCACCACGCAGATTCCAGAGGTTCCCTGGTTTCTACGGACTCTGGAAACAGCCTGCTGGACAAGAGCAGTGAAAAAACCAACTCCCTGGAAAAGGTACATAAATACCTGAATGAGAAAGGGCAAGaatacttaaaggagcaatctgtaactctgacaGGTGGCGTTTAGAATTGGTAATGTCTTCTCCCCCCTAAAGTGGATGTGCACgcacacagaagcttcagtgttttgtcagctctgcatcggtcttgaaacctttctgcactcaattttcaaaagcatctccaatatttattaTAGTTTGATCAAATTGCTGGTCGTGGAGCTTATCAGTTAAATGCTGAGGCGTTTAAGTTCAGGTAGAATCATTtgtatctgaaccagtttgcttgcttATTTCCATCGCTGCAAAATATGTTGGTTTTTCCGtctgggggtgccttaaaacggCATACCttctcaaacaaaaacagaccatttcGGATCtgaatcaaaacttaaaaagaggacatactggctgctgcatggttgtcagagaagccagcactttaccatagcatgtttccttaatgtctgatgatataataaggtaattttatgttttaattcagtaaatatcttacatattgtcCTTGAAAGCCAAACATGAAATGAACAGAAATGAATACTAATACCTCTATACACTTAAGATATCTAACATACCCGTTTATCCCTTTGTGGTTTAATTGCTAACCAAAAGGATAACATATGTGTTTCTACAAGTACACATGGCACACATGACCTTAAACGCCAGAGGTCATGAATCAGGAAAAAATCTCTATTGAAAGGATGCCAATACAAACGAAACACTAAGGTTAAGGTTAAAGGTTTGCACAGCAACAACCCACATTTCATCCTAACAAAATGATCTGCACTCTTGGACATccacactccctcccgcccccTCCTTCAGACCTCCAACACCCCGTCCCCCTGCTTTGCAACCTGTAAATCCTACCCCAAGGAGCGCTTCTCCAGGAGGCACTCCGTCAACGTGCCCCCTCTCCCCCTGGACCCCGAGGACAGAGTCCAACCTCTTAACCGCGCCACAAAGCGTGTCACCATGgacttctctctcctctctgtgcccGTGCCTCTGCAAAATGAGAGTGATAATGACGAATCAGCTGCAGGCCTGAGGATGGAGGGAAATCAGGAGGAAAACATACCCATACAAGTattctgtgtgacctgtgtgacCTCTACAGCAGAGACTTTTGGTTGCATTTGTACAGAGTCCAGCAAATGTCTTCAGTAAACAAGATTCTTTTGGTgcctttaagattaaaaaatagTCTGTGGTTTGCAGACATCTGTAGAAAATCCTCCTAAAGTTTCCTCCCAACATTCTTCTCCTCTGCGTGTCCCACTTTagggagtgtgtttgtttttcccaaGGCAGAATTTGAGCTGACCTCACAGACTTCTTCATGAATTTCCTCAGATGCTGTAATGCACctctaaatgtgtttcttcAAACCTACATTGATGTTACTATCTCAaagcacagagctgctgcagcaaaTGAGctatttttttcctgctctcgTATAATTTCCACCCTGAAGGAAAAGAAACTTGACATTTCTCAACTCTGAAGTTTGGGGTTGTTCAAGTCTCTATCCCTTTCAAGTGTACATTTTGCTGGAACTCTGCCGTCATTGCCCTCTAACTAAAACTTTTACCCTGTCATTTGTTGTCTGTCTATCACATCAGAACCAGTGTGCATCCGCTCTGGGCAGCTCTTTGCTGCGTTGTGACAAACTGGACCGCGATGAGATCAAAAACCTGCTCATGGGCTTTCTGCATATCCTCAAGAGCATGTCAGAGGGTAGGATAGTCAGACATTGTGCTTGATTTAAACAATTTTATATGAAAAACTGGTCCTAACTGATAATTTCTCCcaattttctttctgtttcatcaTGTCAGAGGCCCTGTTTGCATACTGGAATAAAGCAGCCCCCTCAGACTTAATGGACTTCTTTACATTAATAGAGTGAGTACAGAAGTGGCAGACTGTTTTATAATAATTATCTGAGCAGTTTAGATTGAGACTTGAGCCAATCactgttctttgttttatccTACCACAACACTGAAATCCCTAATTAGTTTGCAAATGAACAATattacagaaaaacagaaagaaaatagtCCCCAAGcctgacacacatacactttaAAGAAAGTGTTCTGAAATTAAATCTATTTTCATGTACATGGAGCTGGAGCTATAGGAGTtcattagcttagcttatctTAAGACGTAAAGCAGAGGACAACAGCCAGCCTAGCTCCGTCCAAAGATTGAAAAATACACCTATCACCACCTTTGGAGCTCATGGTCAAAAAGTAAAATGACAAGAATTGTTTTTCTATAAGGAGTTCTTGCAACTGCAGCAACTCATTCATTTTACAcctgtaaatatgaacacatataaacacaagaGATTGCACTCAGGATAATTAGACAATTGACAGTTTGCTGAGGTCTTGTTTACTTTCTTTAGCAAGATTAATTATACGTATCTATATCATGTCTGTGTATATATTCATGTGACAAGTAAGTGGAATATGCTGTAAAGGTAACATACAGTAAGCTTGCTTTCTGAGCTTTATCTTCTTTGTTTATTcatacagaaagagaaatgagaaaGTATTACTTTAAAATTTGTTGTTTGGTGCGTCTCTCACTActaaacaataaacacagcaaCTAGTTCAGCTGTTTACTTCAGCCTATTTGGCTGCTGACTCCAGAAGTATCTTGATTGTTAATGCACAGAGTGGTATTGATCTTTTCTTCCAACCCTTGGAAGCAAATGAAGGCTAATATAACTGAACTGGTATCAAGCGTTTAAATAGATCATGAGTATAAagtagaaatacacacaaaattCAACATGGAtcatattttattctatttagGGGACAAAAACTGTCTGCCTCTTGATACAGAATTTGAGAAATGGTGCAAAAATAGGCCAAATAATctatacatttcatttaaatataaattattgtGCTAAATGAAGTCAACACAGCCTGATAGAAAGTGTCATTAATAAATAACACTTTATCATTGATAGAACTTGTTTTAATGTACGAgtatgaatgaattcatgaattcAAAGACCTGAGTGTTGTACTGATATCTGACCGAGCttctcttcttgtgtttgtcCTGCAGAGTCTGCCTCCATCAGTTTAAATACATGGGGAAGAGATTCATCGTCAGGTAAAGAGTTCAATTAAGCCACTTATGTTGTTTTGACTTAATAAACTGATTCTTAAACTGGATGGTTTTGGTCATCACCTCTGCTATAATATGACTCACAGCCTTGCACAGACTTACAAACACAAATCTTTTACTGACTCTTTTAATCCCTTGCTTCTGGTTTGTTCTCTCGTGCTGGAGAGTTGTTTTGTGGTAAATATCGCGGCCCCCTGGCCCCTCCTGCATGGGTAAGAAATGGCTGTCTTTTTGTCTGACTGTGCTTCATTAAATGCATGTTGCtgccttttttaaactttaaaaacacattatgttATTTTCTATTGTCTCTATTGCTGCTAAGACATTTTCTAATTTGATCTGTGTACACCTGATCCTTTAATGCATCTCTACATATTGATTCTTCTATCTTGTGTCTATATCTTAGCGTAATGGTCTTTCTCTTCTCCAAACAGGAGCCAGGAGGTTGTCGGGCCTGTAGCTTCTGACAGGAAATCTCTGACCCTGCCTGTGTCTCGTAACAGGGCGGGGATCCTGCACGCTCGCCTGCAGCAGCTGGGAACTCTGGAAAACGCTCACACCTTCAACAACAGTAAGCCTTCCTCACCTGTCCTGAGTTCCATAGGGAAAAACATCAAACTAGTGCTTCTAAGGGTCATAACtcagtcaaaaacacacattatttgATAACATAAAGACTGGGATAGCAGGAGTTACACCTACCTTCTGTATAGAACCTGTCCACTTTCTGCACAAATCAgaacaaatgtttcatatttttgtcaaataaaaagactCAAATGAAAAACTTGTGTTTTACACCTCTgttaaaaagttgaatattacTTGCAAATGTGCCTATAATAAGTATTTGATGTCTTCTACTGACCTCTATGAGCAGAAAATGAGTACTGCAAAAATGATAGCGCTTATCTCTTTCCATAAAAAGAATTATAGGAGAATAATTATAAATGTATGTACTCTGCAAGTTATTGCTCCAATAAAGTGATATCTGCTGCATTGACCTTGTGCTTTCTGTACAGTGTACTCTCATACAGACGCAGACGTGAGCAGCCAGTGTCTGCTGGAGGCCAATGTCTCTACAGAGGTCTGTCTGACTGTGCTGGACACACTCAGCATCTTTATCATGGGGTTCAAGGTATACAACTGATacattatttgatgtttttcttccaaCACACAACTTATTGGTTGGTTCTTAAATTCTGTTTTCAATGTGTCCTTAGACGCAGCTGAATTCAGATCTGGGTCACAACCCCCTGATGAAGAAAGTTTTCCAGGTGCATCTGTGCTTCCTGCAGATCCCTCAGTCAGAGGCCGCCCTCAAACAGGTCTTCACCTCACTCAGGACATTCATCTACAAGGTGAAAGAGGATATGATAAATCtattgtattatgtttttaaatcattattcccttgaaatatctttaaaaacttCCATTGGTCATGCATCAattcttctctttcaccagtTCCCCTGCACCTTCTTTGATGGCCGGGCCGACATGTGTGCCTCTCTTTGTTATGAAATCCTCAAGTGCTGTAACTCCAAGCTAAGCTCAATCCGTAGTGATGCAGCACATCTTCTTTATTTCCTCATGAAAAGCAACTTTGACTACACCGGACGAAGGTCTTTCGTACGAACACACCTGCAGGTACGTgtatttaagtcttttttttttttttaactgtttgctCACATGGCCGATCTGATCTGATGTGATCAAGTATGCTAACCATATTcttatgttgtctttgtttgttcctCCTGTCTATACACTCAGGTGGTGATTGCTGTCAGTCAGCTGATTGCTGATGTCATCGGCATCGGGGGTACCCGTTTCCAGCAGTCTCTCTCCATCATTAACAACTGTGCCAACAGTGACAAATCCATAAAGGTGAGGGGGATTCAGCCTCACAGTTATGTAAAACAcccctgatttaaaaaaataataatttccaATTCCCTTTTtaatcacacacaaactgttgtcatggtgacagtATTCACCCAGTTTGAAGTCAGACTCTTAGTATTTTTGTCTCATCATTTCTATGTTAAACCTTTCCATAAAGGATCATTCTTTCTCTTGCACTCTGCCAGCATACAGCATTTCCATCAGATGTAAAGGACCTAACGAAGCGCATCAGGACGGTGCTGATGGCCACGGAGCAGATGAAGGAGCACGAAAATGATCCGGAGATGTTGGTAGACCTTCAGTACAGCTTGGCCAAATCCTACAC from Labrus mixtus chromosome 24, fLabMix1.1, whole genome shotgun sequence includes the following:
- the dock9b gene encoding dedicator of cytokinesis protein 9 isoform X4, whose amino-acid sequence is MASAPPEARKFTRGLNKPGTAAELRQSVSEAVRTSVLVVKPKVIEPLDYENVVLQRKTQIISDVLRDMLQFPTDDFQISTLRRQGRTLFSTVPETAEKEAQSLFVQECIKTYKSDWHVVNYKYEEYSGDFRQLPNKVLRPEKLAAHLFEVDEDVEKDEDTASLGSQKGGVSKHGWLYKGNMNSAISVTMRSFKRRYFHLAQLGDGSYNLNFYKDENTSKEPKGTIFLDSCMGVVQNSKVRRFAFELKMQDKSTFLLAADSEAEMEEWIGTLNKILHSSFEQAMQEKRNGDLHDDEELGKTDISSGSFQDCFQTARDIESKMRSEARLKLFTLDPDTQKLDFSGIEPDVRQFEEKFGKRVLVNCQDLSFNLQGCVADNEEGPTTNVEPFYVVLSLFDVQNSRKISADFHVDLNHPLVRQMTSGSRSGQDLHINGSGDGPLAAQRQASGLPEGALQYPKQGVFSVTCPHPDIFLVARIEKVLQGGITHCTEPYMKSSDSTKMAQKVLKNAKTACSRLGQYRMPFAWAARPVFKDASGTLDKSTRFSALYRQDSSKLSDEDMFKLLTDFRKPEKMAKLPVLLGNLDVTIDSVAPDVTNCVTSSYIPVRNFEGNGPGSAHLEVEEFVPCIAKCSQPFTIYKNHLYVYPKHLKYDGQKSFAKARNISVCIEFKDSDEDDAPPLKCIYGRPGGPLFTKQAYAAVLHHQQNPEFYDEIKIELPTQLHEKHHLLFTFYHVSCDSNSKKKDLVETPVGSAWQPLLRDGRVIMNEQLLPVAANLPAGYLSSQDGVNKHSGSEIKWVDGGKPLFKLSTHLVSTVYSQDQHLHNFFHHCQSMEMSEQALEGELVKYLKSLHAMEGHVMVNFLPTVLNQLFCVLTRATHEDVAVNVTRVMVHIVAQCHEEGLEHYLRSYVKFVFKPEPHSSPNVRTVHEELAKAMTAILKPSTDFLTSNKLLKYSWFFFEALVKSMAQYLIESGKVKLSRNQRFSASFYHAVETLVNMLMPHITQKYKDNLDAARNANHSLAVFIKRCFTFMDRGFVFKQINNYMNCFVPGDPKTLYEFKFEFLKVVCNHEHFVPLNLPMPFGKGRIQRFQDLQLDYSLTDDFCRNHFLVGLLLREVGGALQEYREIRQIAVQVLKGLMIKHTFDDRYAAKSQQARLATLYLPLFGLLQENVYRLDIKESAPLNNHNNARDDSLVPNSMVTPQKPGSCIENALHKDVFGVISGTASPHSSTPNISSVHHADSRGSLVSTDSGNSLLDKSSEKTNSLEKNQCASALGSSLLRCDKLDRDEIKNLLMGFLHILKSMSEEALFAYWNKAAPSDLMDFFTLIEVCLHQFKYMGKRFIVRAGILHARLQQLGTLENAHTFNNMYSHTDADVSSQCLLEANVSTEVCLTVLDTLSIFIMGFKTQLNSDLGHNPLMKKVFQVHLCFLQIPQSEAALKQVFTSLRTFIYKFPCTFFDGRADMCASLCYEILKCCNSKLSSIRSDAAHLLYFLMKSNFDYTGRRSFVRTHLQVVIAVSQLIADVIGIGGTRFQQSLSIINNCANSDKSIKHTAFPSDVKDLTKRIRTVLMATEQMKEHENDPEMLVDLQYSLAKSYTSTPELRKTWLDSMARIHNKNGDLSEAVMCYVHVAALVAEYLWRKGMFRQGCSAFRVTTPNIDEEAAMMEDVGMQDVHFNEEVLMELLEECADGLWKAERYELIADVYRLIIPIYEQRRDFEKLTHLYDTLHRAYTKVMEVMHTGKRLLGTYFRVAFFGQGFFEDEDGKEYIYKEPKFTPLSEISQRLLKLYSDKFGQENVKIIQDSGRVNPKDLDSKYAYIQVTHVTPYHDDKELEDRKTDFEKSHNIRRFVFETPFTVSGKKQGGVEEQCKRRTILTTTHCFPYVKKRIAVMYQHQTDLSPIEVAIDEMSAKVAELRLLCSASEVDMIRLQLKLQGSISVQVNAGPLAYARAFLDDSSAKKYPDNKVKQLKEVFRQFVDACGQGLGVNERLIKEDQQEYHDEMKASYRDLARELSNIMHEQINPVDDGTRSALSDSMGIFNAISGTPTSANTQGSTTIL